One window of the Spirochaetota bacterium genome contains the following:
- a CDS encoding efflux RND transporter periplasmic adaptor subunit, translating to MRKKGTRKRNAIILALVLCGAFAYLYNYTHIFHGNEAGGDELYVCPMHPQITSDRPGNCPICGMKLELVKKDEAQWKKKTALAERKVMYRSKTMQGEVRETPGKDSMGAEMAPFDPDEEGIEGLAPVTLPAAKRAMLGVTLDPVKYMPLEKEFRAPARILADEARMHRVAVKVSGWIEALYVNQTGQFVKRGDPLLTLYSPELSSAQQEYISALRAQEAGAGIANESVRASIQEVKKASRERLRLFDLTDEQIARLENERSMERTVTLYSPATGYVVEKNVIAGQKIMMNDALMLIGDLSTVWGEADIYESDIPFVREGMTVDITLPFWPGKFFTGKISFLYPSLNAETRTLRVRMDIANPGLTLKIGMFADAMIHYPLGSKIAVPEDAVMRTGLHDYVFVEGQDDTLIPREVALGFRASNGYYEVLSGLKAGERVVTSANFLIDSESSLKAALKSARSGSQGHKH from the coding sequence ATGAGAAAAAAAGGTACCAGGAAGAGAAACGCGATCATACTCGCGCTCGTACTTTGCGGCGCGTTCGCGTATCTCTACAATTATACGCACATCTTCCATGGGAATGAGGCGGGGGGTGACGAATTGTACGTCTGTCCCATGCACCCGCAGATCACGAGCGACCGTCCGGGGAATTGCCCTATCTGCGGCATGAAGCTGGAACTCGTAAAAAAGGACGAGGCCCAGTGGAAAAAGAAAACGGCGCTCGCCGAGCGAAAGGTCATGTACCGCTCGAAGACGATGCAGGGCGAGGTGAGGGAGACGCCCGGGAAGGATTCCATGGGCGCGGAGATGGCCCCTTTCGATCCGGATGAAGAGGGGATCGAGGGACTCGCACCCGTTACGCTACCCGCCGCCAAGCGTGCGATGCTCGGGGTGACGCTCGACCCGGTAAAATACATGCCTCTTGAGAAGGAGTTCAGGGCGCCCGCGCGCATCCTCGCGGACGAAGCGCGGATGCACCGGGTCGCCGTCAAGGTGAGCGGGTGGATTGAAGCGCTCTACGTGAACCAGACGGGCCAGTTCGTGAAGAGGGGCGACCCGCTCCTTACCCTGTACAGCCCCGAGCTCTCGAGCGCGCAGCAGGAATATATCTCGGCGCTCAGGGCGCAGGAAGCGGGCGCGGGCATCGCGAACGAATCCGTGCGCGCAAGCATCCAGGAGGTGAAGAAGGCCTCGCGCGAGAGGCTGCGCCTCTTCGATCTTACCGACGAGCAGATCGCGCGGCTCGAGAACGAGCGGAGCATGGAACGCACCGTGACGCTCTATTCGCCGGCGACCGGGTACGTCGTTGAAAAGAACGTGATCGCGGGGCAGAAGATCATGATGAACGACGCGCTCATGCTCATAGGCGATCTCTCGACGGTGTGGGGCGAGGCGGACATTTACGAAAGCGATATACCCTTCGTGCGCGAAGGCATGACGGTCGACATTACGCTGCCTTTCTGGCCGGGGAAATTTTTTACCGGGAAAATAAGCTTCCTCTACCCCAGCCTGAACGCGGAGACGCGCACGCTGCGCGTGCGCATGGATATCGCGAACCCGGGACTCACGCTGAAAATAGGCATGTTCGCGGACGCGATGATCCACTATCCCCTTGGCAGCAAGATCGCCGTCCCGGAGGACGCGGTGATGCGTACGGGCCTGCACGATTACGTGTTCGTCGAGGGGCAGGACGATACGCTCATTCCACGGGAAGTGGCGCTGGGGTTCCGGGCGTCCAACGGCTACTACGAGGTGCTCTCCGGGCTCAAGGCCGGGGAGCGGGTGGTGACCTCCGCGAATTTCCTCATCGATTCGGAGTCTTCCCTCAAGGCGGCGCTTAAAAGCGCGCGGTCGGGATCGCAGGGGCACAAACATTGA
- a CDS encoding TolC family protein has product MVRLTFIIITIAACLAPPASSGALTLAEAEGTMLAHNPRIKAMEREAAMMKERVSPAGALDDPRLKLGVNNLPVKDPNFRMEDMTSKEIGISQMVPLGGKLSAKEEIALREYLAARERVRREKIQMLAMLRMAAYELAYARESIAIVNEIRDQVKLLIESEIAANKTGGGSLSAVLKANLEYSMVDEELITLRQREEELASTINYLTAGEVRLELPALDAIEKTETNPQKVKEELLAHSPELAILKLEFEGASYGIRLKEREYIPDMELGVSYMQRARGPAGPRDDMFSAMASVNVPLWFYSKNIPMVAEMKERREMLRKLFDDRRNELMARADTVAGRIRRSEALCALYKEQVIPQAKLALEAYLARYRTGATEFMPMVDTLRMLLRYRKEALMTRMQCLAGVAELKALSGTEVTE; this is encoded by the coding sequence ATGGTCCGATTAACCTTTATTATAATAACGATCGCGGCGTGCCTTGCCCCCCCGGCCTCGTCCGGTGCGCTTACGCTCGCCGAGGCCGAGGGGACCATGCTCGCGCACAACCCGCGCATCAAGGCGATGGAGCGCGAGGCCGCGATGATGAAGGAGCGCGTGTCCCCGGCCGGGGCGCTGGACGATCCCAGGCTCAAGCTCGGGGTGAACAATCTTCCGGTGAAGGACCCGAATTTCCGCATGGAGGACATGACATCCAAGGAGATCGGCATTTCGCAGATGGTGCCCCTTGGGGGGAAACTCTCCGCGAAGGAAGAAATCGCGCTCCGGGAATATCTCGCGGCGCGCGAGCGCGTGCGGCGCGAGAAGATCCAGATGCTCGCGATGCTGCGCATGGCAGCCTATGAGCTCGCTTACGCGCGCGAGTCGATCGCGATCGTGAACGAGATCCGGGACCAGGTGAAGCTTCTCATAGAAAGCGAAATCGCGGCGAACAAGACCGGGGGCGGGTCTCTTTCGGCCGTGCTCAAGGCGAACCTCGAGTACTCCATGGTGGACGAGGAGCTCATCACACTTCGTCAGCGGGAAGAAGAGCTCGCGAGCACGATCAACTACCTGACGGCCGGCGAGGTGAGGCTTGAGCTACCGGCGCTCGACGCCATCGAGAAGACGGAAACGAATCCGCAAAAGGTCAAGGAGGAGCTTCTCGCGCACAGCCCGGAGCTCGCCATTCTGAAGCTCGAATTCGAAGGCGCGTCCTACGGAATCCGTTTAAAGGAGAGGGAATACATCCCCGACATGGAACTGGGCGTTTCCTATATGCAGCGGGCCCGCGGGCCCGCGGGGCCGCGCGACGACATGTTCTCGGCGATGGCGAGCGTCAACGTGCCGCTCTGGTTTTATTCCAAAAATATCCCCATGGTCGCGGAGATGAAGGAGCGCCGGGAGATGCTCCGCAAGCTCTTTGACGACAGGCGTAACGAACTCATGGCGCGTGCGGACACGGTCGCGGGCCGGATACGGCGCAGCGAGGCCCTGTGCGCGCTCTACAAGGAGCAGGTGATCCCCCAGGCGAAGCTCGCGCTCGAGGCATACCTGGCACGCTACCGCACGGGTGCGACCGAGTTCATGCCCATGGTAGACACCCTGCGCATGCTCCTGCGCTACCGGAAGGAGGCGCTCATGACGCGGATGCAGTGTCTCGCGGGCGTCGCGGAGCTTAAAGCGCTCTCGGGCACGGAGGTGACTGAATGA